The following are encoded together in the Bradyrhizobium algeriense genome:
- a CDS encoding ABC transporter ATP-binding protein — protein sequence MSETYQSVELLEPVADVGGAAQPLLQVTGLTKHFPVRGDLFSPRKTVRAVDDVSFSIAKGETVGIVGESGCGKSTTARLLMHLMKRDAGDIVYDGMQVGRALSLRELRRGMQMVFQDSYASLNPRLTIEESIAFGPKVHGMADGAARTLARELLGKVGLRAETFANRYPHEISGGQRQRVNIARALALSPRLVILDEAVSALDKSVEAQVLNLLADLKREFGLTYLFISHDLNVVRYISDRVLVMYLGEVVELGPVDKVWDAPAHPYTRALLAAMPSSDPDNRTETPPISGDPPNPIDPPPGCRFHTRCPFAEPLCANATPKLSDVDTMGHQAACYMAIAGSGHSRAPAKENDKGATAA from the coding sequence ATGAGTGAGACGTATCAGTCAGTCGAACTACTGGAACCGGTCGCGGACGTCGGTGGCGCCGCGCAGCCGCTGCTGCAGGTCACCGGCCTCACCAAGCATTTCCCGGTGCGCGGCGATCTGTTCAGCCCTCGTAAAACCGTGCGCGCGGTCGATGATGTTTCCTTCTCCATCGCCAAGGGCGAAACCGTTGGGATCGTCGGCGAATCCGGCTGCGGCAAGTCGACCACCGCGCGGCTTTTGATGCATCTGATGAAGCGCGATGCCGGCGACATCGTCTATGACGGCATGCAGGTCGGCCGCGCGCTGTCGCTGCGTGAACTGCGCCGCGGCATGCAGATGGTGTTTCAGGACAGCTACGCCTCGCTCAATCCGCGCCTGACCATCGAGGAGTCGATTGCATTCGGCCCAAAGGTTCACGGCATGGCGGATGGCGCGGCGCGCACGCTGGCGCGCGAGCTGCTCGGCAAGGTCGGCTTGCGGGCCGAAACTTTTGCCAACCGCTACCCGCACGAGATTTCCGGCGGCCAGCGCCAGCGCGTCAACATCGCACGTGCGCTGGCGCTGTCGCCGCGGCTCGTGATCCTCGACGAGGCGGTATCCGCGCTCGATAAGTCGGTCGAAGCGCAGGTGCTCAACCTGCTCGCCGATCTCAAACGCGAATTCGGCCTCACCTATCTGTTCATCAGCCACGACCTCAACGTGGTACGCTACATCTCGGACCGCGTGCTGGTGATGTATCTCGGCGAGGTGGTCGAACTCGGCCCGGTCGATAAGGTCTGGGATGCGCCGGCGCATCCCTATACGCGAGCGCTGCTGGCGGCGATGCCGTCGTCCGATCCGGATAACCGCACCGAAACGCCGCCGATCTCGGGCGATCCGCCCAATCCGATCGATCCGCCGCCCGGTTGCCGGTTTCACACCCGCTGTCCGTTTGCGGAGCCGCTCTGCGCAAATGCGACGCCAAAACTCAGCGATGTCGATACAATGGGCCATCAGGCGGCGTGCTACATGGCCATTGCAGGTTCCGGGCACAGCCGCGCGCCGGCCAAAGAAAATGACAAGGGAGCAACCGCCGCATGA